In Colletotrichum higginsianum IMI 349063 chromosome 1, whole genome shotgun sequence, one genomic interval encodes:
- a CDS encoding SET domain-containing protein gives MASPEQQLDTLREGLSRVILDQLAETLRDYSSGNLANPVLRFEAFIQDGEPGTQGHSPRSAVVSKMVDLSGIISQSTTNSPNASSIGREHAENTTPPAVLPQMFPEDRPASSSSRSMSLVRGTQRTPSLGPLPLPLPPPPQPPHHQYHQTQYHHPSPEPSEMVVGLGSHPRRGTGALRPVRAGSGRVLEEEEEPHSQRRMQVASNFPKRAKTAASLSSGGGAVFVPQQSSIEKFVVSIWEQIHGGISLDPQSLLEQWQLTATAATATINNAGKIHVPEQLELGLLQAPTADGLGVLGPGSGSGNTTTTTATLAEIDMEGTFNRSNIFCRKVTQASRACRSIEVIVQARWIEHFDSYVELLAMTNPGMSPTKRRKAALIEACNDFGWSEKELRNKMAIWRGYKEIKDAGGWAALVFAGMGLYRFCKYRVGFNTESMQRLRCLRPRIEVAADTLHPTWRQLLMIVGEPAHRRFSGHPHDWVVRQDGSDPVPLRSTYLEYDPYFSFEQLEHSVMDMSAWGSDDPRWVPPMNTVACVQGKHTCHSCGQEQSEDPKVNSCYCFPTLFGSGSRSPCPVQVFRTPDGRNNGLMALCPFERGAAIGEFVGLVTKDLQNMDVMDSSTGVRAYQIWQGRQGNFTRFVNHSCKANAQFQQFVWMSTQRIVLVSKGIEAGREVTVDYSGSYWRGLDKDCLCGESCCRYRGTPR, from the coding sequence AAAATGGTAGACCTGTCCGGCATTATATCACAAAGCACAACCAACAGCCCGAACGCGAGCAGCATCGGAAGAGAACATGCCGAGAACACGACGCCCCCGGCCGTCCTGCCACAGATGTTCCCGGAAGACCGCCCGGCGAGTAGCAGCAGCCGGTCCATGTCCCTCGTCCGAGGAACCCAAAGAACGCCGTCCCTCGGGCCGCTTCCCCTGCcgctgccaccaccaccgcagCCGCCGCATCACCAGTACCACCAAACCCAGTATCATCACCCGTCCCCCGAGCCCTCCGAGATGGTCGTCGGGCTGGGATCGCATCCACGGAGAGGAACAGGGGCCCTGCGGCCTGTCAGGGCCGGCTCTGGGCGAgtgctcgaggaggaggaggaaccGCACAGCCAGCGGCGCATGCAGGTGGCGAGCAACTTCCCCAAGCGCGCAAAGACGGCCGCGTCATTATCGTCGGGGGGCGGGGCCGTCTTCGTGCCGCAGCAGTCGTCCATCGAGAAGTTCGTCGTCAGCATCTGGGAGCAGATCCACGGCGGCATCAGCCTCGACCCCCAGAGCCTCCTCGAGCAGTGGCAgctgacggcgacggcggcgacagcgaccATCAACAACGCCGGCAAGATCCACGTGCcggagcagctcgagctcggcctgctccaggcgccgacggccgacggccttgggGTGCTCGGacccggctccggctccggtaacacgacgacgacgacggcgacgctcgccgagatcgacatGGAGGGCACCTTCAACCGCAGCAACATCTTCTGCCGCAAGGTGACGCAGGCGAGCCGGGCGTGCCGGTCGATCGAGGTGATTGTGCAGGCGCGGTGGATCGAGCACTTTGACTCGTAcgtcgagctgctggccATGACGAACCCGGGCATGTCGCCGACGAAGCGGCGCAAGGCGGCGCTCATCGAGGCGTGCAACGACTTTGGCTGGTCGGAGAAGGAGCTGCGCAACAAGATGGCCATCTGGCGCGGGTAcaaggagatcaaggacGCGGGCGGGTGGGCGGCGCTCGTCTTCGCTGGCATGGGCCTCTACCGGTTCTGCAAGTACCGCGTCGGCTTCAACACGGAGAGCATGCAGCGGCTGCGGTGCCTCCGGCCCCGGatcgaggtcgccgccgacacgCTGCACCCGACGTGGCGGCAGCTGCTCATGATCGTGGGCGAGCCGGCGCACCGGCGGTTCTCCGGGCACCCGCACGACTGGGTGGTCCGGCAGGACGGGTCGGACCCGGTGCCGCTGCGGTCGACGTACCTCGAGTACGACCCCTACTTCAGCttcgagcagctcgagcacTCCGTCATGGACATGAGCGCCTGGGGCTCCGACGACCCGCGCTGGGTGCCGCCCATGAACACGGTGGCCTGCGTCCAGGGGAAGCATACGTGCCACTCGTGCGGCCAGGAGCAGTCCGAGGACCCCAAGGTCAACTCGTGCTACTGCTTCCCGACCCTGTTCGGCTCCGGCAGCCGGAGCCCGTGTCCCGTGCAGGTGTTCCGGACGCCCGACGGCCGCAACAACGGGCTGATGGCGCTCTGCCCCTTTGagcgcggcgccgccatcggcgagTTCGTCGGGCTCGTCACCAAGGACCTGCAGAACATGGACGTCATGGACAGCTCGACGGGCGTGCGGGCCTACCAGATCTGGCAGGGCCGCCAGGGCAACTTCACGCGCTTCGTCAACCACAGCTGCAAGGCCAACGCGCAGTTCCAGCAGTTCGTGTGGATGAGCACCCAGCGCATCGTCCTCGTGAGCAAgggcatcgaggccggccgcgAGGTCACGGTCGACTACTCGGGGAGTTACTGgcgcggcctcgacaaggacTGCCTCTGCGGAGAGTCGTGCTGCCGGTACCGAGGCACGCCAAGATGA